In a single window of the Bacillus clarus genome:
- a CDS encoding bifunctional UDP-sugar hydrolase/5'-nucleotidase, with amino-acid sequence MNINKETIIHLYHTNDIHSHFENWPQISRFVLEEKKRRQGAGESVLTLDIGDHVDRFHSITEATNGRGNTRLLNEALYDYVTIGNNEGITLAKEHLNYLYDAAGFEVLVANLFEKEGVRPTWAKPYKLHTTTDGITIAFIGLTVAYPEFYSMLDWRVEDPMVHLESILDEVKDIAHITVVLSHLGKSTDEYMAENYDIDIILGAHTHHLFERGVLVNGTLLCCCEKWGHYVGHVQLTVDKETKRLLKKDGRAIKTERLSAYSESLSTIEMLQEESKHIMAEPVVHLKEPLPIDWFKETPFSHMLASTLKNWCNAEIGMVNAGVLLEGLNEGVVTRGAIHRICPHPINPCALKVPGKTLREVILKARRPSMEQLEVKGFGFRGKVMGKMIYDGIEVIPDTIPGNKLLLEDVLINGEPLELDRIYTVGTIDMFTFGYLYPELSTLSDKQYYMPELLRDVLTEMLITYTSSVKL; translated from the coding sequence CTGAATATAAATAAAGAAACAATTATTCACCTTTATCATACAAACGATATACATAGTCATTTTGAAAATTGGCCACAAATTTCTCGGTTTGTACTAGAGGAGAAAAAACGAAGACAGGGAGCAGGAGAGTCTGTTTTAACGTTAGATATTGGCGATCATGTGGATCGCTTTCATAGTATTACGGAAGCTACAAACGGCCGAGGAAATACGAGGTTATTAAACGAGGCGTTATATGATTATGTAACGATTGGAAATAATGAGGGTATTACATTAGCGAAGGAGCATTTAAACTATTTGTATGATGCTGCTGGGTTTGAAGTGCTTGTAGCTAATTTATTTGAAAAAGAAGGCGTACGTCCTACTTGGGCCAAGCCGTATAAACTTCATACAACGACAGATGGGATTACAATTGCTTTCATCGGCTTAACAGTAGCCTATCCGGAATTTTATTCTATGTTAGATTGGCGTGTTGAAGATCCGATGGTGCATTTAGAATCCATTTTGGACGAAGTAAAAGATATAGCGCATATTACAGTTGTACTTTCTCATCTTGGAAAGAGTACGGATGAGTATATGGCTGAGAATTATGATATCGATATAATTTTAGGGGCGCATACTCATCACTTGTTTGAACGTGGAGTTCTCGTGAATGGTACTTTGCTTTGTTGCTGTGAAAAGTGGGGACATTACGTTGGCCATGTGCAGCTTACTGTGGATAAGGAAACGAAGCGGTTGTTGAAAAAGGACGGAAGAGCAATTAAAACAGAGCGTTTAAGTGCTTATAGTGAGTCGCTATCCACAATTGAAATGTTACAAGAAGAAAGTAAGCATATAATGGCAGAGCCTGTTGTTCATTTAAAAGAACCGTTACCAATTGATTGGTTTAAAGAGACACCATTTTCTCACATGTTAGCAAGTACGCTTAAAAATTGGTGTAATGCAGAGATTGGTATGGTGAACGCAGGTGTGCTGTTAGAAGGGTTAAATGAGGGTGTTGTGACACGCGGAGCTATCCACCGAATTTGTCCACATCCAATTAATCCGTGTGCGTTAAAGGTACCAGGAAAAACATTGAGGGAAGTTATTTTAAAAGCACGTCGTCCAAGTATGGAACAACTTGAAGTAAAAGGATTTGGCTTCCGCGGGAAAGTAATGGGTAAGATGATTTATGACGGTATAGAAGTGATCCCAGACACGATTCCTGGGAATAAACTTCTACTGGAAGATGTATTGATTAATGGAGAGCCGTTGGAATTAGATCGTATATATACGGTAGGAACGATTGATATGTTTACTTTTGGATACTTATACCCAGAGCTATCCACACTTTCTGACAAACAATATTATATGCCAGAATTATTAAGAGATGTGTTAACAGAGATGTTGATAACTTATACATCTTCCGTCAAACTATAG